From the Danio aesculapii chromosome 9, fDanAes4.1, whole genome shotgun sequence genome, one window contains:
- the obsl1b gene encoding obscurin-like protein 1 isoform X16, with translation MDVFGGAPRFLAYPRPVVVQSGTDAVLKCQIGGDPRPAVIWERNNEKIHPEGRYRVFEDGNVYNLIITSVTMEDSGQYICKAKNCIGETYAAATLKVEGEAQEMEVREENKPRFLIKPLSTRVGRGEDAMFSCKLWGNPRPEVMWEKDGKKLNEIFESTHFTISYQDGGWFQLKIFKTRAPDGGVYTCKARNEFGESLAGAVLLVDAGPGHEDEGNRNGYTNGHWKAHQGKQRSGRQVATKLKNDPLPNSAKVKMFAVTEGKHAKFRCYVTGKPKPEILWRKDGKLILSGRRYLLYEDREGYFTLKVLYCKQQDNGVYVCSASNTAGQTLSAVHLIVKEPPVRFKQPLNDLQVWERDLAVLECEVPEDSVPITWYLEDRRLQPGAKYGMEEWGTKRRLTIRDIGVDDDGIYLCEMADGGRSIAEVAVKGTIVRKLPRKVDVLEGENAAFCVEVEEEEMDIHWYKDGTELRETHQTILKSFGRTHILVFVNTTPQDSGLVMFYVGRSKTSSQLRVKAARHCPPSCPIGVQINTERANAALLSWFPAQDSRKNPPSGYIIERQEVGSQEWLQCLTTDSATSVEILGDSVPCEADYRFRICSVNKYGRSGNVEFPRAVHLVPVARIQAPLQDALVPEGQDACFTIELSASVIGTWFLNGNQLQDDERFSIRRSRTHQSLRIRGVRDTDNGAEITFIAYGIRDSAALYIQAPLVKFTPLSEMDRNKFVEVGNPIVLYCELSDPEAPVRWYKNGVELQSMEGLHIQSEGTMRRIVIQSAEFSHSGVYSCDAIDDVIRFNVEVEAPPVRFSVIPEGKRNKSIEVGSTIALQCELSDPVAKVSWYKDGVKLLPQSGLDFKSVGTKRELVVQSAEFYHSGVYSCKTRGDAVHFSVDVKAPPVRFSAAPEVKRRKCIEAGCPIILQCEISDSAAQVQWYKDGDQLLVESGVDINSDDCMRTLSIQSAHPSHAGVYSCTTKDDVIEFHVEIRAAPVRFSAVPESGKNICTEAGGHFELCCKVSDPMVHVSWFHNDTQLQPETGLDVQSEGEARTLVVNPAEPRHSGLYRCETSDDSVQFTVDIKAPPVMFSNIDEAQRNKCIESGRPFKLQCEVSDPDAQVWWYKDGNEVLSQDGMVIGSEEGIRTLSVQAAELCHNGTYRCQMNDDAITFHVEIKAPSLKFIPISEVEKNKSTEVDSPIVLKCELSDATSEVLWCKDGRELAPNPELNFQKDENKRKITVESAKLSDTGNYTCHVQGDTVSFKVDDQAHPVRFSALPEIARNKFIEAGCPIILQCEISDPTAQVTWLKDGVELQQHSGLDIQSEGTMRKLIIHSAELKHSGMYSCEAVDDLIAFKVDVAAPPVMFSAVPEIEKNKCIEAGGPIILQCEISYPTALVQWYKDGLRLLPQSGVYIQSQHTMRTLVIQSANVSHSGFYSCNSADDISEFFVEVKAPPVTFANIPEDDLHRNIVEQDNILLRCQVSRSDATAQWYKDGVELKSSNHVLIEVENDIRRLIILSAQLSDSGTYTCRAGDSALVFKVNVREPPVMIVYPKEDVHLDRHVPEEIVLSCELSRPNGKVTWFKDGQKLQESENIKLKTEGPYRRLKILHSGIEDSGEYVCDTADDSIFFNLNIKEPPVRIVSPSQSQMELCQQTSERMVLSCEISRPNATVRWYRDGLEVEESDSLILEVDGVYRRLIIPKPTVKDSAEYVCDTTDDSVTFFVNIAEPPVRFIRPRKMVYGVEKLVGEIVVLECEVCRPNAEVSWKKDGDEIEENSNVTITEDGTNRQLTIHSAAFEDAGQYVCDARDDVMDFLVKIKDPPLKILRKADIETKCQFMVSDAIVLKCEISRANGVVNWLKDNEKIDGNEHFTCEEQGAFRSLIVLNAEMRDSGEYICDAQDDKVVFSVTVEEAPVSIVGNTQKPKHCILMTGDELTIECEVSRINAIVQWYCNGCLLKQDSRTHIESSDTMRKLVISGLQTSDSGEYLCDAIDDKMTTMLTVQDLPFKFIKKDEKTNILAYEEDSLTLRATVNRANAPIKWQRGRDSIRGDRFHTTSDGNTHYLTINPLKRGDSGEYTCHLGTDEMHFNVHIKEMRVKFSKPLENTAGLKGSNVVLKCELYKSKGDVQWLKDSQEIAANRHFTIRAEGRVRSLTIHNITEDDAGEYACESKDERTSATVTVNIPRIVEFIAELHNMTVMEGEDATFKCVVSPEDAKLSWYKNGQLISSNEKFNISSNGLCHMLHIKNCQVSDSCTLTAEAEGVISRALLQVQEAQVLFTKSMDPVVAEEFGEATLEVEVSTQTAEVQWMRQGVVIHPGSKFTLKQSGRKRSLTVHKLTLSDRGTYSCETLHDRTQAKLSVEPRKIKIRKGLIDIQTIERETASFEVELSHSNVEGVWQKDGHALKTNNRLRMTAQGRVHSLTISSLTLDDTGTYIFSVDNVRSLARLDVKEIPVSILKKLDDIRQPEGSGVTLECELSRHNIDIKWTKNEVQLKPGKNHRIYSMGRKCFLQILKCELGDSGLYVCDAGDATTSCSVDIYERELEILQSLEDLDIQEDQNAVFMCEVSLDDVPGEWFKNGEKIKPTSTIKIRQEANKHFLLICNVKEDDSGEIKFLAKNVESTAYLEVEALPANIVKPLQDKTVLEKTRAIMDCTLTNPRCSIRWYKGPNVILPSEHFEICSEGCYRKLVIQQVLLEDEGTYSVQVGNYTSSARLTVEAQSILMVRELQDVNVTAPADACFECEISLPVAKAPTWTLNGETLYPSPKVVLEKMGTVHRLTFKQTSEELSGTVCFITGRTKSTAQLCVRRNN, from the exons ATGGATGTGTTTGGTGGAGCACCACGGTTCCTGGCATACCCTCGGCCTGTGGTTGTACAGAGTGGCACAGATGCGGTTCTGAAATGTCAGATCGGCGGAGATCCCAGACCTGCCGTTATATGGGAAAGAAACAATGAGAAGATTCATCCAGAGGGCAGATACCGGGTGTTTGAGGATGGAAATGTCTACAATCTTATAATAACTTCAGTGACAATGGAGGACAGTGGGCAATACATCTGCAAGGCAAAGAACTGCATTGGAGAGACTTATGCAGCAGCCACTTTAAAAGTAGAAGGTGAAGCACAGGAGATGGAAGTTCGGGAGGAAAACAAGCCACGCTTCCTCATCAAGCCCCTCTCAACTAGGGTTGGACGAGGAGAAGATGCCATGTTCTCCTGTAAGCTGTGGGGAAACCCTAGACCAGAAGTAATGTGGGAGAAGGATGGCAAGAAGTTGAATGAGATCTTCGAGAGCACACATTTCACCATCAGCTATCAGGATGGAGGGTGGTTCCAGCTGAAAATTTTCAAGACAAGAGCACCAGATGGAGGGGTGTATACGTGTAAGGCTAGGAATGAATTTGGAGAGAGTCTGGCAGGGGCTGTGCTGTTAGTGGATGCTGGACCAGGACATGAAGATGAAGGCAACCGTAATGGATACACTAACGGCCACTGGAAAGCACATCAGGGAAAACAAAGAAGTGGTAGACAAGTTGCGACAAAGCTGAAAAATGACCCATTACCAAACTCAGCCAAAGTGAAAATGTTTGCAGTGACAGAGGGGAAACATGCAAAGTTTCGGTGCTATGTAACAGGGAAGCCAAAACCAGAAATATTATGGAGGAAAGATGGGAAACTTATCTTGTCTGGACGACGGTACCTATTGTATGAAGACAGAGAAGGTTACTTCACACTTAAAGTTCTCTACTGCAAACAACAGGACAATGGAGTTTATGTCTGTTCTGCTTCAAACACTGCAGGACAAACCCTGAGTGCTGTACACCTCATCGTCAAAG AGCCACCTGTTCGATTTAAGCAACCATTAAATGACTTGCAAGTATGGGAAAGAGACTTGGCTGTTCTTGAGTGTGAAGTTCCTGAGGACTCTGTTCCAATCACATGGTACTTAGAAGACAGACGACTGCAGCCTGGAGCCAAATATGGGATGGAAGAGTGGGGGACAAAGCGTCGACTCACAATTCGTGATATTGGAGTTGATGATGATGGGATTTATCTCTGCGAGATGGCTGATGGAGGCAGAAGTATTGCTGAGGTAGCAgtcaaag GAACAATTGTACGAAAGCTGCCACGAAAAGTTGATGTCTTGGAGGGTGAAAATGCAGCATTCTGCGTGGAGGTAGAGGAGGAAGAAATGGACATTCATTGGTACAAAGATGGAACAGAGCTAAGAGAGACACACCAGACCATTCTCAAATCTTTTGGAAGGACCCACATTTTGGTCTTTGTAAATACCACACCACAGGACTCCGGTTTGGTCATGTTCTACGTTGGTAGATCAAAAACATCATCTCAGCTACGggttaaag CGGCAAGGCACTGTCCACCAAGCTGTCCCATAGGGGTACAAATAAACACAGAAAGAGCAAATGCAGCTCTTCTTTCCTGGTTTCCAGCACAAGACTCTCGAAAGAATCCACCTTCAGGATATATTATTGAAAGACAAGAGGTTGGTTCACAAGAGTGGCTGCAATGTTTGACCACAGACTCTGCAACCTCTGTGGAGATTCTTGGTGACAGTGTTCCATGCGAGGCAGATTACAGATTTCGGATATGCAGTGTCAACAAATATGGAAGAAGTGGAAATGTAGAGTTCCCTCGAGCAGTTCACCTTG TTCCAGTTGCAAGAATCCAGGCACCTTTACAAGATGCTTTAGTGCCAGAGGGCCAGGATGCCTGCTTTACCATTGAGCTCTCTGCCTCGGTTATAGGCACTTGGTTCCTAAATGGAAATCAGCTTCAAGACGATGAACGTTTCTCCATAAGGCGTTCACGTACGCACCAGTCCCTACGCATCCGGGGGGTACGAGACACAGATAATGGAGCAGAGATCACTTTCATTGCTTATGGAATTCGCGATTCTGCTGCTCTGTATATACAAG CTCCACTTGTAAAGTTCACTCCACTTTCTGAAATGGATCGAAACAAATTTGTAGAGGTTGGCAACCCTATAGTGCTCTACTGTGAGTTGTCAGACCCTGAGGCTCCAGTTCGTTGGTACAAGAATGGTGTTGAACTTCAATCAATGGAAGGTCTGCATATCCAATCAGAAGGAACGATGAGAAGGATTGTCATCCAGTCAGCTGAATTCTCCCACTCCGGAGTTTATAGCTGTGATGCTATCGATGACGTCATCAGGTTTAATGTGGAGGTTGAGG CCCCACCAGTGAGGTTTTCAGTTATTCCGGAGGGCAAGAGGAACAAGTCAATAGAAGTAGGTTCAACGATAGCACTGCAATGTGAGCTCTCAGACCCGGTTGCCAAGGTCTCCTGGTATAAAGATGGTGTGAAACTTCTACCACAAAGTGGACTAGACTTCAAATCTGTGGGCACAAAGAGGGAACTTGTTGTCCAGTCAGCTGAATTTTACCACTCAGGAGTGTACAGCTGCAAGACAAGGGGTGATGCTGTTCACTTCAGTGTGGATGTTAAAG CCCCACCTGTGAGGTTCTCAGCTGCCCCTGAGGTTAAGCGGAGAAAGTGCATTGAAGCAGGCTGCCCCATTATTCTGCAGTGTGAGATTTCAGACTCTGCTGCACAAGTCCAGTGGTATAAAGATGGGGATCAGCTTCTTGTAGAATCTGGAGTAGACATCAATTCAGATGACTGCATGAGAACTCTCAGTATTCAGTCAGCACACCCATCTCACGCCGGTGTGTACAGCTGCACAACAAAGGATGATGTCATCGAGTTTCATGTGGAGATAAGAG CTGCACCGGTGAGGTTCTCAGCTGTACCGGAATCTGGGAAGAATATATGCACCGAAGCTGGTGGCCACTTTGAACTCTGCTGTAAGGTATCAGACCCGATGGTCCACGTCAGCTGGTTCCACAATGATACACAGCTTCAGCCGGAGACTGGTTTGGATGTTCAGTCAGAAGGAGAAGCAAGGACTCTGGTAGTCAATCCAGCTGAGCCCAGACATTCTGGATTGTACCGCTGTGAAACATCAGATGACTCTGTCCAGTTCACTGTGGATATCAAAG CTCCACCAGTGATGTTCTCCAATATCGATGAGGCTCAACGGAATAAATGCATTGAGTCAGGACGACCCTTTAAACTGCAATGTGAAGTCTCAGACCCTGATGCGCAAGTCTGGTGGTACAAAGATGGAAATGAGGTGCTTTCTCAAGATGGTATGGTCATTGGGTCTGAGGAAGGGATAAGAACACTCTCTGTGCAAGCTGCTGAATTATGTCACAACGGAACATACAGATGCCAGATGAATGATGATGCCATCACATTCCATGTGGAAATCAAAg CTCCATCACTGAAGTTCATTCCAATTTCAGAAGTGGAGAAGAACAAGTCCACCGAAGTAGACTCACCAATTGTTCTGAAATGTGAGCTATCAGATGCAACCTCTGAGGTGCTCTGGTGCAAAGATGGTAGAGAGCTGGCCCCAAACCCTGAGCTCAATTTCCAAAAAGATGAAAATAAACGGAAAATAACTGTTGAATCAGCAAAACTGTCTGATACTGGGAACTACACCTGTCATGTTCAAGGTGATACCGTATCATTCAAGGTGGATGATCAAG CTCACCCTGTTAGGTTCTCAGCACTCCCAGAAATTGCAAGGAACAAGTTTATTGAAGCAGGCTGTCCAATTATACTTCAATGTGAAATCTCAGACCCTACTGCCCAAGTTACCTGGCTCAAAGATGGAGTCGAACTCCAACAACACAGTGGACTTGACATCCAATCAGAGGGCACTATGAGGAAATTGATCATCCATTCAGCTGAGCTCAAACACTCAGGCATGTACAGCTGTGAGGCTGTGGATGATCTCATAGCATTCAAGGTGGATGTTGCAG CTCCACCAGTGATGTTCTCAGCTGTTCCTGAAATTGAGAAGAACAAGTGCATTGAAGCAGGCGGGCCAATCATTCTCCAATGTGAGATATCTTATCCAACAGCCCTGGTCCAATGGTACAAGGATGGATTACGGCTTCTACCTCAATCTGGGGTTTACATCCAATCACAGCACACGATGAGGACACTGGTTATCCAATCGGCAAATGTATCCCACTCTGGGTTTTACAGTTGTAATTCTGCTGATGATATCAGCGAATTTTTTGTGGAAGTTAAAG CACCTCCTGTGACATTTGCCAACATACCAGAAGATGATCTGCACAGAAATATTGTGGAACAAGACAATATACTCCTTCGCTGTCAAGTGTCTAGGTCAGATGCTACTGCACAATGGTATAAGGATGGAGTAGAGCTTAAGTCTAGTAACCACGTCCTCATTGAGGTGGAAAACGACATTCGAAGGCTAATTATCCTCTCAGCTCAGCTCTCAGATTCTGGGACATATACCTGTCGTGCTGGAGATAGCGCTTTAGTATTTAAAGTTAACGTAAGAG AACCTCCAGTTATGATTGTATATCCCAAGGAAGATGTCCACCTTGATCGCCATGTTCCTGAAGAAATTGTTCTCAGCTGTGAACTTTCACGGCCAAACGGAAAGGTGACATGGTTCAAGGATGGACAGAAACTACAGGAGAGTGAAAACATCAAGCTAAAGACAGAAGGTCCATATAGACGGCTAAAAATTCTGCACAGTGGTATTGAGGACTCTGGAGAATATGTCTGTGACACAGCTGATGATTCTATATTTTTCAATCTAAACATAAAAG AGCCACCGGTACGTATAGTTTCTCCAAGTCAGTCTCAAATGGAACTTTGCCAGCAGACCTCTGAAAGGATGGTCCTGAGCTGTGAAATCTCTAGACCTAATGCCACGGTACGCTGGTATCGAGATGGTCTTGAAGTAGAGGAGAGTGACAGCCTAATTCTGGAAGTTGATGGTGTCTATAGGAGACTTATTATCCCAAAACCTACTGTCAAGGACTCTGCAGAATATGTATGTGACACCACTGATGACTCAGTGACATTCTTTGTAAATATTGCAG AGCCACCAGTCAGATTTATTCGTCCAAGGAAAATGGTCTATGGAGTAGAGAAACTTGTTGGTGAGATTGTGGTCCTTGAGTGTGAAGTGTGTCGACCAAATGCTGAAGTTAGCTGGAAGAAGGATGGAGATGAGATTGAGGAGAATAGCAACGTAACTATAACAGAGGATGGCACAAATCGTCAGTTAACAATTCACTCCGCAGCTTTTGAGGATGCAGGGCAATATGTCTGTGATGCCAGAGATGATGTCATGGATTTTCTAGTAAAAATCAAAG ATCCACCACTGAAAATTCTGCGAAAAGCTGACATAGAAACAAAATGCCAGTTTATGGTATCTGATGCCATTGTGTTAAAATGTGAAATCTCAAGAGCAAATGGTGTGGTCAATTGGCTAAAAGACAATGAGAAGATTGACGGAAATGAGCATTTCACCTGTGAAGAACAAGGGGCATTCAGATCTCTGATTGTCCTTAATGCTGAGATGAGAGACTCCGGGGAGTACATTTGTGATGCGCAAGATGACAAAGTTGTCTTCAGTGTTACTGTAGAAG AGGCTCCAGTGTCCATTGTTGGAAATACACAGAAGCCAAAACACTGCATATTAATGACAGGAGATGAGCTCACCATTGAGTGTGAGGTGTCTCGAATAAATGCTATAGTCCAGTGGTACTGCAATGGATGTTTACTAAAACAGGACTCACGCACACACATTGAAAGCAGTGACACAATGAGGAAGCTTGTGATATCAGGACTTCAGACATCTGACTCTGGGGAGTATCTCTGTGATGCCATTGATGACAAAATGACAACCATGCTAACAGTTCAAG ACCTTCCCTTCAAATTCatcaaaaaagatgaaaaaacaaacattttagctTATGAAGAAGACAGTTTGACACTACGTGCCACAGTCAACAGAGCCAACGCCCCAATTAAATGGCAGAGAGGTCGTGATTCAATCAGAGGTGATCGGTTCCACACAACAAGTGATGGAAACACCCACTACCTTACCATTAACCCACTCAAGAGAGGGGATAGTGGTGAGTATACATGTCACTTGGGAACTGACGAGATGCACTTCAATGTCCACATCAAAG AAATGAGGGTGAAATTCTCCAAGCCACTGGAAAACACAGCGGGACTCAAAGGTAGCAATGTGGTTTTAAAATGTGAACTGTACAAGTCAAAAGGAGATGTTCAGTGGCTCAAAGATAGCCAAGAGATTGCAGCAAACAGACATTTTACAATCAGAGCTGAGGGTCGAGTGAGAAGTTTAACAATACATAACATCACAGAAGATGATGCAGGAGAATATGCTTGTGAATCCAAAGATGAAAGGACATCAGCTACTGTAACAGTCAATA TACCTCGCATTGTGGAGTTTATTGCAGAGCTACACAACATGACTGTAATGGAAGGAGAAGATGCAACATTTAAGTGTGTGGTGTCTCCAGAGGATGCAAAGCTATCCTGGTATAAGAATGGCCAGCTCATTTCATCAAATGAGAAGTTCAACATCTCCAGCAATGGATTATGCCATATGCTGCATATCAAAAACTGTCAAGTCTCAGATAGCTGCACATTGACAGCTGAGGCTGAAGGTGTGATTTCCAGAGCTCTCCTTCAGGTCCAAG AGGCACAGGTGCTGTTCACAAAGAGCATGGACCCAGTGGTTGCAGAGGAGTTTGGAGAGGCAACACTTGAGGTGGAGGTCAGCACACAGACTGCAGAGGTCCAGTGGATGAGACAAGGAGTGGTTATTCATCCAGGATCCAAATTCACCTTGAAGCAGAGTGGTCGAAAACGTTCTCTCACAGTTCACAAACTAACCCTTTCAGACCGAGGAACATACAGCTGTGAAACACTTCACGATCGCACACAAGCCAAGCTTAGTGTGGAAC CACGAAAAATCAAGATTCGGAAAGGTCTTATTGACATCCAGACTATCGAACGAGAGACAGCTTCCTTTGAGGTGGAACTGTCACACAGCAATGTTGAGGGAGTATGGCAAAAGGATGGGCATGCCCTCAAAACCAACAACCGGTTACGCATGACTGCACAAGGACGGGTACACAGTCTTACCATCTCCAGCCTGACCTTGGATGACACTGGCACCTATATATTCTCTGTTGATAACGTCAGATCATTAGCAAGATTGGATGTTAAAG AAATCCCAGTTTCAATCCTGAAAAAGCTTGATGATATCAGACAACCAGAGGGATCTGGGGTAACCCTTGAATGCGAGTTATCACGCCACAACATAGACATTAAATGGACAAAG AATGAAGTTCAGCTTAAACCAGGTAAAAACCATCGTATTTACTCAATGGGAAGAAAGTGCTTTCTTCAAATACTGAAGTGTGAGTTGGGAGACTCTGGATTATATGTGTGTGATGCTGGGGATGCCACAACATCATGTTCGGTGGATATCTATG agagagagcTTGAGATACTGCAAAGCTTAGAGGATCTGGACATTCAAGAAGACCAGAATGCGGTGTTCATGTGTGAAGTGTCTCTGGACGATGTGCCTGGAGAATGGTTTAAGAATGGAGAAAAGATAAAACCGACCAGCACAATTAAGATTCGTCAGGAAG CGAATAAGCACTTCCTCCTTATATGCAATGTTAAAGAAGACGATTCAGGAGAGATCAAGTTTTTAGCCAAGAATGTGGAGTCTACAGCTTACCTTGAGGTGGAAG CATTACCAGCAAACATTGTGAAACCACTGCAGGATAAAACTGTTCTGGAGAAAACCCGTGCCATAATGGACTGCACACTAACAAATCCCCGCTGCAGCATTCGCTGGTATAAGGGACCTAATGTCATCCTGCCCTCAGAGCACTTTGAGATCTGCAGTGAAGGGTGCTATCGAAAACTTGTGATCCAGCAGGTGCTGCTGGAGGATGAGGGCACCTATAGTGTTCAAGTAGGAAACTACACATCTTCAGCAAGACTAACTGTTGAAG